A single Amphiura filiformis chromosome 8, Afil_fr2py, whole genome shotgun sequence DNA region contains:
- the LOC140158319 gene encoding uncharacterized protein, translating into MFSLVLPSLLVFYISHFTRGSSSSCFVNSTNRGALNMDSDCEVHVASDSNDISNVLQITIGENRLRRNNLSNACFLELEVPSQCGVVLHVFEIESTNTSCVECPYLFVGNSNVLLCRTGLPSYFRHVSSSCSIGYITDHLDLRLIGSKWNLLNIEMHLVCCVGKLWEKKFKETSGCYAEIDESINCSKVQVADRVITCQIVSNFSDRFWKFDEIVTCTLNCPFNCTCQLRSGVLHQVCPIDAIHFRAENIPIIFPDSFSRLYLACNDLTDLASDAFANFPILSELYLQYNNIQNLLPGVFNPLKSLSRLDLGWNKLTELHPNLFSGLINLEELFIDRNELRYIPIGIFNDLHNIVELHLDHNDLTDLSSGVFNGLNRLTKLYLNDNYLSQLTADVFYDLPNLEILHLYNNSLKVIHADTFRDLRSLKFLLLENNNLNSLEDGTFGQLSSLSTLTLRGNPLMWVHVETFEVLSNLTDIVVDMHATCCFITSTCLAWNPRPSFLTCERLLHNKVLRISMWLLGLAALVGNVAVMVWRCKQKDRFHVQSLLISNVAFCDLLMGLYMILLTSADLYFIEYFPSHADKWRKSFPCTIAGFLSILSSEASMFFVTLISVDRYLGVKHPFNPYRLSTQSVKVAVTFAWICAIIVSGIPIALTKLNTDLYDVSEVCIGLPLARKEVTETHYVEVSVHTFWEDTMEIEVSETIGSKPTMYYSIALFLGLNLLCCLIVGVCYIQIFIFAKKTTRESGRRMERDKEVRMAAKMALIVLTDFCCWMPIIVIGILVQSGIIEISPVVYAWTVTFILPINSSVNPFLYTLATAVTDLWNKRNGGKAERDKNKGMTRIQTSSTGDLIAISLINQKVAGSNPDGTTVLNISGPSPLLTFSKPDI; encoded by the coding sequence CTTCACGTATTTGAAATTGAATCAACAAACACATCATGTGTTGAATGTCCGTATCTTTTTGTAGGAAATTCAAATGTATTGCTGTGCAGAACAGGGTTGCCATCATATTTTCGACACGTTTCATCATCTTGTAGCATTGGATATATCACAGATCATCTCGATTTGAGATTAATAGGATCGAAATGGAATTTGTTGAACATCGAAATGCATCTAGTATGCTGTGTGGGCAAACTATGGGAAAAGAAATTCAAAGAAACGTCCGGATGTTACGCCGAAATTGACGAGTCAATCAATTGCTCTAAAGTACAAGTTGCCGATCGAGTGATAACATGCCAAATCGTTAGTAATTTTTCCGATAGGTTttggaaatttgatgaaattgTAACATGTACGTTGAACTGTCCTTTCAACTGCACTTGCCAACTACGCAGTGGGGTTCTCCATCAAGTTTGCCCTATTGATGCCATACATTTTCGAGCGGAGAATATTCCAATTATTTTCCCAGATTCATTTTCCCGCCTCTACCTTGCCTGTAATGATTTGACAGATTTAGCAAGTGATGCTTTTGCTAATTTTCCTATACTTTCGGAATTATATTTACAATATAATAACATACAGAATCTTCTTCCTGGTGTTTTTAATCCATTGAAAAGTTTATCGCGTTTAGATTTGGGATGGAACAAACTAACCGAGCTTCATCCGAACCTTTTTAGTGGCCTAATCAACTTAGAAGAGCTCTTTATTGATAGGAACGAGCTTCGATACATTCCTATCGGAATTTTTAATGATCTGCACAATATAGTGGAGCTTCATCTCGATCACAATGACCTTACAGATTTGAGTTCAGGTGTTTTCAACGGACTTAATAGATTGACTAAGCTATATTTGAATGATAATTATCTAAGTCAATTAACCGCAGATGTGTTTTATGATTTACCCAATCTGGAAATTTTGCACCTGTACAATAATAGTCTTAAGGTGATACACGCCGATACGTTTAGAGATCTACGGTCATTGAAATTCTTATTACTGGAGAATAATAACCTTAACAGTTTGGAAGATGGAACATTTGGTCAGCTCAGCAGTTTAAGTACGTTGACTCTGAGAGGAAACCCTTTAATGTGGGTTCATGTAGAAACATTTGAAGTACTATCAAATCTGACTGATATTGTAGTAGATATGCATGCTACTTGCTGTTTCATAACATCAACATGTCTGGCCTGGAATCCACGACCATCTTTTTTGACCTGCGAACGATTACTGCACAACAAAGTTTTACGAATTTCTATGTGGCTTCTTGGGCTTGCTGCTCTAGTAGGAAATGTTGCTGTTATGGTATGGCGGTGCAAACAAAAAGATAGATTTCACGTCCAATCACTGCTCATCAGCAATGTAGCTTTTTGTGACCTTCTGATGGGTTTATACATGATACTTTTGACTtctgctgatttatacttcatcgAATACTTTCCATCACACGCCGACAAATGGAGGAAATCATTTCCATGTACAATAGCCGGATTTTTGTCAATCCTTTCTAGCGAAGCTTCTATGTTTTTTGTAACACTTATAAGCGTTGATCGCTACCTAGGAGTTAAACACCCTTTCAATCCATATAGACTGTCTACACAATCAGTCAAAGTAGCTGTTACATTTGCGTGGATATGTGCAATTATTGTCAGTGGCATTCCTATCGCTCTAACAAAGTTAAATACAGATTTGTATGATGTTTCTGAAGTCTGCATAGGTCTTCCTCTAGCAAGAAAGGAAGTTACCGAAACGCACTACGTTGAGGTGTCCGTACATACTTTTTGGGAAGACACAATGGAAATTGAAGTATCAGAAACTATTGGAAGTAAACCAACAATGTATTATTCTATCGCTCTATTTCTAGGACTTAACCTCTTATGTTGCTTGATTGTTGGAGTTTGCTATATACAGATATTCATATTTGCCAAGAAAACAACACGAGAGAGCGGGCGACGAATGGAAAGGGATAAAGAAGTCAGAATGGCTGCTAAAATGGCGTTGATAGTGTTAACTGATTTTTGTTGCTGGATGCCTATAATTGTAATAGGAATTCTTGTCCAAAGTGGTATAATAGAAATATCACCTGTTGTTTATGCATGGACTGTTACGTTTATACTGCCAATTAATTCATCAGTCAATCCATTTTTGTACACGCTGGCTACAGCAGTTACAGATCTTTGGAATAAAAGAAATGGTGGGAAAGCTGAGAGAGACAAAAACAAGGGAATGACACGCATACAAACAAGTAGCACTGGAGACCTCATTGCTATATCATTAATTAAccaaaaggttgcgggttcgaaccccgatGGTACCACGGTGTTGAACATTTCAGGCCCTTCACCTCTTTTGACTTTTTCCAAACCAGATATATAA